The proteins below come from a single Geobacillus thermoleovorans genomic window:
- a CDS encoding UDP-N-acetylglucosamine 1-carboxyvinyltransferase, which yields MDKMKIIGGDRLRGTIKVSGAKNSAVALIPATILADSPVTIEGLPDISDVHILGSLIEEIGGSFSFDGKEAVIDPTNMVSMPLPNGKVKKLRASYYLMGAMLGRFKRAVVGLPGGCHLGPRPIDQHIKGFEALGATVTNEQGAIYLRAEELRGARIFLDVVSVGATINIMLAAVRAKGRTIIENAAKEPEIIDVATLLSNMGAKIKGAGTDVIRIDGVEKLSGCRHAIIPDRIEAGTYMIAAAATNGEVVVDNVIPQHVESLTAKLREMGVRVETGEDQILVCGTDVLKAVDVKTLVYPGFPTDLQQPFTALLTKANGTSVVTDTIYSARFKHVDELRRMNANVKVEGRSAIVTGPVKLQGAKVKASDLRAGAALVIAGLMAEGVTEITGVEHIDRGYSNLVEKLSDIGATIWREKMTDEEIEQVKNA from the coding sequence ATGGATAAAATGAAAATTATCGGCGGAGATCGGCTGCGGGGAACGATCAAAGTGAGCGGTGCGAAAAACAGCGCGGTCGCTTTGATTCCTGCAACGATTTTGGCCGATTCGCCGGTGACGATCGAGGGGTTGCCGGACATTTCCGACGTGCACATTTTAGGAAGCTTGATCGAAGAAATCGGCGGCTCGTTTTCGTTTGACGGCAAAGAGGCGGTCATCGACCCAACGAATATGGTGTCCATGCCGCTTCCAAATGGGAAGGTGAAAAAGCTGCGCGCCTCCTACTATTTGATGGGGGCGATGCTTGGCCGCTTCAAAAGAGCGGTTGTCGGCTTGCCGGGCGGATGTCATCTCGGTCCGCGCCCGATTGACCAGCATATCAAAGGGTTTGAGGCGCTAGGAGCCACCGTAACGAACGAGCAGGGCGCCATTTACTTGCGCGCGGAGGAACTGCGCGGAGCCCGCATTTTTTTGGACGTCGTCAGCGTCGGCGCGACGATCAACATCATGCTGGCGGCGGTGCGCGCCAAAGGGCGGACGATTATCGAAAATGCGGCGAAAGAGCCGGAAATCATCGATGTAGCGACATTGCTTTCGAATATGGGCGCGAAAATCAAAGGAGCCGGCACCGATGTGATCCGCATTGACGGCGTCGAAAAATTATCGGGCTGCCGCCATGCCATCATCCCGGATCGGATCGAAGCCGGGACGTACATGATCGCCGCCGCGGCCACCAATGGCGAAGTCGTCGTCGACAACGTCATCCCGCAGCACGTTGAATCGCTGACGGCCAAATTGCGCGAAATGGGGGTGCGCGTGGAGACGGGGGAAGATCAAATTCTCGTCTGCGGCACCGACGTTTTGAAAGCGGTTGACGTCAAGACGCTCGTCTATCCGGGCTTCCCAACTGATCTGCAGCAGCCGTTTACCGCGCTGCTGACAAAAGCCAACGGCACAAGCGTCGTCACCGACACGATTTACAGCGCCCGCTTCAAGCATGTCGATGAATTGCGGCGCATGAACGCCAATGTAAAAGTCGAAGGCCGCTCAGCCATCGTCACCGGCCCCGTCAAACTGCAAGGGGCGAAAGTGAAGGCGAGCGATTTGCGCGCCGGGGCGGCGCTTGTCATTGCCGGGCTGATGGCTGAAGGAGTGACGGAGATCACCGGCGTCGAGCATATCGACCGCGGCTACAGCAACCTCGTCGAAAAACTGTCTGACATCGGCGCCACCATTTGGCGCGAAAAAATGACCGATGAAGAAATCGAGCAAGTGAAAAACGCGTAA
- the fsa gene encoding fructose-6-phosphate aldolase, whose amino-acid sequence MKFFIDTANLEEIKHAHELGILAGVTTNPSLVAKENVSFHDRLREITSIVSGSVSAEVISTDAAGMIAEGEELAKIAPNITIKVPMTPEGLKAVKAFSEKGIQTNVTLVFTANQALLAARAGATYVSPFLGRLDDIGHNGLELISTIAEIFNIHGIETEIIAASIRHPHHVTEAALRGAHIATVPYKVLMQLFNHPLTDQGIEKFLADWNRQK is encoded by the coding sequence ATGAAATTTTTTATCGACACTGCCAACTTGGAAGAAATCAAACACGCCCATGAACTCGGCATTTTGGCCGGCGTCACGACCAACCCAAGCCTCGTGGCGAAGGAGAACGTATCGTTCCATGATCGGTTGCGCGAAATTACATCGATCGTTTCTGGTTCGGTGAGCGCTGAAGTCATTTCGACCGACGCCGCTGGCATGATCGCGGAAGGCGAAGAGCTGGCGAAAATCGCCCCGAACATTACGATCAAAGTGCCGATGACGCCGGAAGGCTTAAAAGCAGTCAAGGCGTTCAGCGAAAAAGGGATTCAAACGAATGTGACGCTTGTGTTCACCGCCAACCAGGCGCTCTTGGCCGCACGCGCCGGCGCGACGTACGTCTCTCCGTTCCTCGGCCGCCTCGATGACATCGGCCATAACGGTTTAGAGCTCATTTCCACCATCGCTGAGATTTTCAACATTCATGGCATTGAAACGGAAATCATCGCCGCTTCGATCCGCCATCCGCACCATGTGACAGAAGCGGCGTTGCGCGGGGCGCATATTGCCACGGTTCCGTACAAGGTGCTTATGCAATTGTTCAACCATCCGCTGACCGATCAAGGAATTGAGAAGTTTCTCGCCGACTGGAATCGGCAAAAATGA
- a CDS encoding class II fructose-bisphosphate aldolase encodes MPLVSMKEMLNEALRGKYAVGQFNINNLEWTQAILAAAEEEKSPVILGVSEGAARYMSGFKTVVNMVKGLMEDMNITVPVAIHLDHGSSFEKCKAAIDAGFTSVMIDASHHPFEENVRITSQVVEYAHARGVSVEAELGIVGGQEDDVVGEGIIYADPKECEELVKRTGVDCLAPALGSVHGPYKGEPKLGFAEMEQIRDLTGVPLVLHGGTGIPTEQIQRAISLGTSKINVNTENQMAFTKVVRELLAKDPNVYDPRKIIGPGRDAIKATVIGKMREFGSSGKAAR; translated from the coding sequence ATGCCGTTAGTATCGATGAAAGAGATGCTCAACGAGGCGCTGCGCGGCAAATACGCGGTCGGTCAATTTAACATTAACAACTTGGAATGGACACAAGCCATTTTAGCGGCGGCCGAAGAGGAAAAATCGCCGGTCATTCTCGGCGTCTCCGAAGGGGCGGCCCGCTATATGAGCGGATTCAAAACGGTCGTCAATATGGTCAAAGGGTTAATGGAAGACATGAACATCACCGTTCCGGTCGCCATCCATCTCGACCATGGATCGAGCTTTGAAAAATGCAAAGCGGCGATTGACGCCGGGTTCACCTCGGTTATGATTGACGCCTCCCACCATCCATTTGAAGAAAACGTCCGCATCACCTCGCAAGTCGTTGAATATGCTCATGCGCGCGGCGTTTCGGTCGAAGCGGAGCTCGGCATCGTCGGCGGGCAGGAAGACGACGTCGTCGGAGAAGGGATCATTTACGCCGACCCGAAAGAGTGCGAAGAGCTTGTCAAACGGACAGGCGTCGACTGTCTCGCCCCGGCGCTCGGTTCTGTGCACGGCCCGTACAAAGGAGAGCCGAAGCTCGGATTTGCCGAAATGGAGCAAATCCGCGATTTAACCGGCGTTCCGCTTGTGCTCCACGGCGGCACCGGCATTCCGACCGAACAAATTCAACGCGCGATCTCCCTTGGCACATCGAAAATCAACGTCAATACCGAAAACCAAATGGCGTTTACCAAAGTCGTCCGCGAACTGCTCGCGAAAGACCCGAACGTCTATGATCCGCGCAAAATCATCGGCCCGGGCCGCGACGCCATCAAAGCGACGGTCATCGGCAAAATGCGCGAGTTTGGCTCGTCCGGAAAAGCGGCGCGATGA
- a CDS encoding response regulator: MGNKILIVDDQYGIRILLNEVFQREGYVTYQAANGMQALEIARKHHPDLVLLDMKIPGMDGIEILKRLKEIDPDIKVIIMTAYGELDMIQETKELGALMHFAKPFDIDDLRVAVKKYITA; encoded by the coding sequence GTGGGAAACAAAATTTTGATTGTCGACGACCAGTATGGCATTCGCATTTTGCTCAACGAAGTGTTTCAGCGGGAGGGGTATGTAACGTATCAGGCCGCCAACGGCATGCAGGCGCTCGAAATCGCCCGCAAACATCACCCCGATCTTGTGCTTCTTGATATGAAAATTCCTGGCATGGACGGCATTGAAATTTTAAAACGGTTGAAAGAGATTGATCCGGATATTAAGGTGATCATCATGACCGCCTACGGGGAGCTCGATATGATTCAAGAAACGAAAGAGCTCGGGGCGCTGATGCATTTTGCCAAGCCGTTTGATATTGACGATTTGCGCGTTGCCGTCAAAAAATACATTACCGCCTAG
- a CDS encoding DUF2529 domain-containing protein, whose protein sequence is MKILTTQTIGLLQKIAADEELALEDGARLLAQAAIGDGRIWLYGIGELDAVVTAALLGPDPLPKAKRLEPTATDDWQETDRALLFARFSADPEAIRLVEQLQAHGVDAVAVAALVKDEPGLADMATVFIDSKLSRPLVPTEDGRRIGMPTIITASFIYYGLRVLLDEILAEYE, encoded by the coding sequence GTGAAAATTTTAACGACGCAAACGATCGGATTGTTGCAAAAAATCGCCGCGGATGAAGAGCTGGCGCTCGAAGACGGGGCGCGTCTGCTCGCTCAGGCCGCCATCGGTGATGGACGCATTTGGCTGTATGGCATAGGTGAACTCGATGCGGTCGTCACCGCCGCGCTTCTTGGCCCCGATCCGCTGCCGAAAGCCAAACGGCTTGAGCCGACAGCAACCGATGACTGGCAGGAAACGGACCGAGCGCTTCTATTTGCCCGCTTTTCCGCCGATCCTGAGGCCATTCGCCTCGTCGAACAGCTGCAGGCGCACGGCGTTGATGCAGTGGCCGTCGCGGCGCTCGTCAAGGATGAACCCGGACTGGCCGATATGGCCACCGTCTTTATCGACAGCAAACTTTCCCGCCCGCTCGTGCCGACCGAAGACGGCCGCCGCATCGGCATGCCGACGATCATCACCGCTTCATTCATCTACTACGGACTGCGCGTTTTGCTCGATGAAATTTTGGCGGAATATGAATAA
- a CDS encoding CTP synthase, with product MTKYIFVTGGVVSSLGKGITAASLGRLLKNRGLNVTIQKFDPYINVDPGTMSPYQHGEVFVTDDGAETDLDLGHYERFIDINLNKYSNVTTGKIYSAVIRKERRGDYLGGTVQVIPHITNEIKERVFRAGRETNADVVITEIGGTVGDIESLPFLEAIRQIKSDVGRENVMYIHCTLVPYIKAAGEMKTKPTQHSVKELRSLGIQPNVIVVRTEMPMPQEMKEKIALFCDIDPKAVIEARDADTLYAVPLMLQEQKLDQIVCEHLRLNCREADMTEWKALVEKVRNLSKTTKIALVGKYVELPDAYISVVEALRHAGYAFDTDIDIQWINAEHVTRDNVADLLKDADGILVPGGFGDRGVEGKIEAIRYAREQRVPFLGICLGMQLASIEFARHVVGLSGAHSSEFDPNTPHPIIDLLPEQKDVEDLGGTLRLGLYPCKLQEGTLAYAAYGDEVIYERHRHRYEFNNQYRPIMEEHGFVFSGTSPDGRLVEVIELKDHPWFVAAQFHPEFTSRPTRPQPLFREFVRASLKE from the coding sequence ATGACGAAATACATTTTTGTGACGGGCGGCGTTGTTTCCTCACTCGGGAAAGGGATTACGGCGGCTTCGCTTGGACGTTTGTTGAAAAACCGCGGGTTGAACGTGACGATCCAAAAGTTTGACCCGTACATTAACGTCGACCCAGGGACGATGAGCCCGTATCAGCACGGCGAGGTGTTCGTCACGGACGACGGTGCAGAGACGGATTTGGATTTAGGGCATTATGAACGGTTCATCGATATTAATTTAAACAAATACAGCAACGTGACGACAGGAAAAATTTATTCCGCCGTCATCCGCAAAGAGCGCCGCGGCGATTACCTAGGCGGCACGGTGCAAGTCATTCCGCACATTACCAACGAAATTAAAGAGCGCGTCTTCCGGGCCGGAAGAGAGACGAACGCCGATGTCGTCATTACGGAGATCGGCGGCACGGTCGGCGATATTGAATCGCTTCCGTTTTTAGAAGCGATCCGCCAAATCAAAAGCGATGTTGGACGAGAAAACGTCATGTACATCCACTGCACGCTCGTGCCGTACATCAAGGCGGCTGGGGAAATGAAAACGAAGCCGACGCAGCACAGCGTGAAAGAATTGCGCAGCCTCGGCATTCAGCCGAACGTCATCGTCGTGCGCACGGAAATGCCGATGCCGCAGGAAATGAAAGAGAAAATCGCCCTCTTTTGCGACATCGATCCGAAAGCGGTCATCGAGGCGCGCGATGCCGACACGCTGTATGCGGTCCCGCTTATGCTTCAAGAACAAAAACTGGACCAAATCGTGTGCGAACATTTGCGCCTCAACTGCCGCGAAGCGGATATGACCGAATGGAAGGCGCTCGTCGAGAAAGTGCGCAACTTATCGAAAACGACGAAAATCGCTTTGGTTGGCAAATACGTCGAGCTTCCGGACGCCTATATTTCTGTTGTTGAGGCGCTCCGTCATGCGGGGTATGCGTTTGACACCGACATTGATATTCAGTGGATCAATGCTGAGCATGTGACGCGTGACAATGTAGCCGACCTGTTGAAAGATGCGGACGGCATTTTGGTTCCGGGCGGGTTCGGCGACCGCGGGGTCGAAGGGAAGATTGAGGCGATCCGCTACGCCCGCGAGCAGCGCGTGCCGTTTTTGGGCATTTGCTTAGGAATGCAGCTCGCCTCGATTGAATTTGCTCGCCATGTTGTCGGGTTGTCCGGCGCCCATTCGTCCGAGTTTGACCCGAACACGCCGCATCCGATCATCGACTTGCTTCCGGAGCAGAAGGATGTCGAAGATTTAGGCGGCACGCTCCGCCTCGGCTTGTATCCGTGCAAGCTGCAGGAAGGGACGCTTGCCTACGCCGCCTACGGCGATGAAGTCATTTACGAGCGCCATCGCCATCGGTACGAATTCAACAACCAATACCGGCCGATCATGGAAGAGCACGGCTTCGTCTTTTCCGGCACGAGTCCGGACGGACGGTTGGTTGAAGTGATCGAACTCAAGGATCATCCGTGGTTCGTCGCCGCGCAATTCCATCCGGAATTCACCTCGCGCCCGACGCGGCCGCAGCCGCTGTTCCGCGAGTTTGTCAGAGCGTCGCTGAAAGAGTGA
- the rpoE gene encoding DNA-directed RNA polymerase subunit delta, whose amino-acid sequence MSLQQQYSPEELQEMSFVELANLILLDKREALPFDQLVREAAALAGISEEEMEARLAQYYTDLNIDGRFICVGENVWGLRAWYPFDQTEDETVTIVKPKKKKKALDDEYDEYDELLEDEDLDYDDLDEYDGEELELDEDELLEDEEFDLDEDVAFDDDILGDEEFELDDAPLDEELDLEEPEEDE is encoded by the coding sequence TTGAGCCTGCAGCAGCAATACTCGCCGGAGGAATTGCAGGAGATGTCGTTCGTCGAGCTGGCGAACCTCATTTTGCTTGACAAGCGGGAGGCGCTGCCGTTTGATCAACTCGTTCGTGAAGCAGCAGCGCTGGCCGGCATATCGGAAGAAGAGATGGAGGCGCGGCTGGCCCAATATTACACCGATTTAAACATCGACGGCCGGTTTATTTGCGTTGGGGAAAACGTCTGGGGATTGCGCGCATGGTATCCGTTTGACCAGACAGAAGACGAAACGGTGACGATCGTCAAGCCGAAGAAGAAGAAAAAAGCGCTTGACGATGAATACGATGAATACGATGAGTTGCTTGAAGATGAAGATCTCGATTACGACGATTTGGATGAATATGATGGGGAAGAGCTCGAGCTTGATGAAGACGAGCTCTTGGAAGATGAAGAATTCGATCTGGACGAAGACGTCGCGTTTGACGATGACATTCTCGGCGATGAAGAGTTTGAGCTGGACGATGCGCCGCTTGATGAAGAGCTTGATCTCGAAGAGCCGGAGGAAGACGAATAA
- the icmF gene encoding fused isobutyryl-CoA mutase/GTPase IcmF yields MAHIYRPKHHVRFVTASSLFDGHDASINIMRRILQASGAEVIHLGHNRSVEEIVNAAIQEDVQGIAVSSYQGGHMEFFKYMYDLLQERGASHIRIYGGGGGVIIPREIKELHEYGIARIFSPEDGRRLGLQGMINVMLEECDFPTVTTVTDELERLPSGDVQAIARLITLCEYRAEGENREAAAAAEAAIEQVKALEKRVPVLGITGTGGAGKSSLTDELVRRFLNEIPDIKIAILSVDPTKQKTGGALLGDRIRMNSINSPRVYMRSLATRHSRTELSPAIRDAISVVKAAGFDLVIIETSGIGQGDAAITEVCDVSMYVMTSEFGAPTQLEKIDMIDYADLIVINKFERKGSEDAKRQVQKQYQRSHQLFDRDVSEMPVYGTIASQFNDPGTNTLFVALVDTINKKAGTNWKTSLKTVANVEKHNVIIPNERRYYLREIAETVRSYHRRAEQQVEVARRLFQIEGAIEAAKERGEAEDVIRALETLKADYEAKLTPESKRILATWEETKAKYAAKQFVTKVRDKEIVTELTTKTLSGLDIPKVVLPKFKDYGEILRWVYKENVPGSFPYTAGVFPFKRQGEDPKRQFAGEGTPERTNRRFHYLCKEDKAKRLSTAFDSVTLYGEDPDYRPDIFGKVGESGVSVCTLDDMKKLYKGFDLCDPLTSVSMTINGPAPILLAMFMNTAIDQQVEKKEAELGRPLTPEEYEQVKEWTLQTVRGTVQADILKEDQGQNTCIFSTDFALKMMGDIQEYFIKHRVRNYYSVSISGYHIAEAGANPITQLAFTLANGFTYVEYYLSRGMHIDDFAPNLSFFFSNGLDPEYSVIGRVARRIWAIVMREKYGANERSQKLKYHIQTSGRSLHAQEIDFNDIRTTLQALLAIYDNCNSLHTNAYDEAITTPTEESVRRAMAIQLIITKEFGLTKNENPLQGSFIIEELTDLVEEAVLQEFERLNDRGGVLGAMEMQYQRGKIQDESLYYETKKHTGELPIIGVNTFLNPNPPSEDELNNIQLARATYEEKETQIRNLREFQERNKDKAGPALERLKQVATSGGNIFEELMETVKVASLGQITRALYEVGGQYRRNM; encoded by the coding sequence ATGGCGCACATTTACCGTCCGAAGCATCACGTCCGCTTTGTGACTGCATCGAGCTTGTTTGACGGCCATGACGCCTCAATCAACATTATGCGCCGCATTTTGCAGGCGAGCGGCGCCGAGGTCATCCATTTAGGCCATAACCGATCGGTGGAGGAAATCGTCAATGCCGCCATTCAGGAAGATGTGCAAGGCATTGCCGTCTCCTCGTATCAAGGCGGGCATATGGAATTTTTTAAATATATGTACGACCTGCTCCAAGAGCGGGGGGCGTCCCATATCCGCATTTACGGCGGCGGGGGCGGCGTCATCATCCCGCGGGAAATCAAAGAGCTGCACGAATATGGCATCGCCCGCATTTTCTCGCCGGAAGACGGCCGACGCCTCGGCTTGCAAGGGATGATCAACGTCATGCTTGAAGAGTGCGATTTTCCGACCGTGACGACGGTGACCGATGAACTGGAGCGGCTTCCGTCCGGCGATGTGCAGGCGATCGCCCGGCTCATCACGCTGTGCGAATATCGCGCCGAGGGGGAAAACAGAGAGGCGGCCGCGGCGGCGGAAGCCGCCATTGAACAAGTGAAGGCGCTCGAGAAGCGCGTGCCGGTGCTCGGCATCACCGGCACAGGCGGAGCTGGGAAAAGCTCGCTCACCGATGAGCTCGTCCGCCGCTTTTTAAACGAAATTCCTGATATCAAAATCGCGATCTTGTCAGTCGACCCGACGAAGCAAAAAACGGGCGGGGCGCTGTTGGGCGACCGCATCCGGATGAACTCGATCAACTCGCCGCGCGTTTACATGAGAAGCTTGGCGACGCGCCATTCCCGCACGGAACTGTCGCCGGCGATTCGCGACGCCATTTCGGTTGTCAAAGCGGCCGGATTTGATCTTGTCATCATTGAAACGAGCGGGATCGGCCAAGGCGACGCCGCCATTACCGAAGTGTGCGACGTGTCGATGTACGTCATGACAAGCGAGTTCGGCGCGCCGACGCAGCTTGAGAAAATCGACATGATCGATTATGCCGATTTGATTGTCATTAATAAATTCGAGCGCAAAGGGTCAGAAGACGCAAAACGGCAAGTGCAAAAACAATATCAGCGCAGCCACCAGCTGTTTGACCGCGATGTTTCGGAAATGCCGGTGTACGGCACGATCGCCAGCCAGTTTAACGACCCAGGCACGAATACGCTCTTTGTCGCGCTTGTGGATACGATCAATAAAAAAGCAGGAACGAATTGGAAAACAAGCTTAAAAACGGTCGCCAATGTCGAAAAGCATAATGTCATCATCCCGAACGAGCGCCGCTACTATTTGCGTGAAATCGCGGAAACGGTCCGCTCGTACCACCGCCGCGCCGAGCAGCAAGTCGAAGTGGCAAGACGCCTGTTCCAAATCGAAGGGGCCATCGAAGCGGCGAAGGAACGGGGCGAAGCGGAAGACGTGATCCGCGCGCTCGAGACGCTCAAAGCGGATTATGAGGCGAAATTGACGCCGGAATCGAAGCGCATTTTGGCGACATGGGAAGAAACGAAAGCGAAATATGCGGCAAAACAATTTGTTACGAAAGTGCGAGACAAAGAAATTGTCACCGAACTGACGACGAAAACGTTGTCCGGTTTGGACATTCCGAAAGTCGTCTTGCCGAAATTCAAAGACTACGGAGAGATTTTGCGCTGGGTGTATAAAGAAAACGTCCCTGGCTCGTTCCCGTATACGGCCGGCGTCTTCCCGTTCAAGCGCCAAGGCGAAGACCCGAAACGGCAGTTTGCCGGCGAAGGGACGCCGGAGCGCACGAACCGCCGCTTCCATTACTTGTGCAAAGAAGACAAGGCGAAGCGGCTCAGCACCGCGTTCGACTCCGTGACGCTCTATGGCGAAGACCCGGACTACCGGCCGGACATTTTCGGCAAAGTCGGGGAAAGCGGTGTCAGCGTCTGTACACTTGATGATATGAAAAAGCTGTACAAAGGGTTTGACTTGTGCGACCCGCTCACATCCGTGTCGATGACGATCAACGGTCCGGCTCCGATTTTGCTGGCGATGTTTATGAATACGGCGATTGACCAGCAAGTCGAGAAAAAGGAAGCCGAGCTTGGCCGCCCGCTCACGCCGGAAGAGTACGAACAAGTGAAGGAATGGACGCTGCAAACGGTGCGCGGCACGGTTCAAGCCGATATTTTGAAGGAAGACCAAGGGCAAAACACGTGCATTTTCTCGACCGATTTCGCCTTAAAAATGATGGGCGACATTCAAGAGTATTTCATCAAGCACCGCGTCCGCAACTACTACTCGGTGTCGATCTCCGGCTACCATATCGCCGAGGCGGGGGCGAACCCGATCACGCAGCTGGCGTTTACGCTTGCGAACGGCTTTACGTATGTCGAGTATTACTTGAGCCGCGGCATGCACATTGACGATTTTGCGCCGAACTTGTCGTTTTTCTTCAGCAACGGCCTCGATCCGGAGTATTCGGTCATCGGCCGCGTCGCCCGCCGCATTTGGGCGATCGTCATGCGCGAAAAATACGGCGCCAACGAACGGAGCCAGAAACTGAAATACCATATCCAAACGTCCGGCCGTTCATTGCACGCGCAGGAGATCGATTTCAACGACATCCGCACGACGCTGCAGGCGCTTCTGGCGATTTATGACAACTGCAACTCGCTGCATACGAATGCCTATGACGAAGCGATCACGACACCGACCGAAGAGTCGGTCCGTCGGGCGATGGCGATCCAACTCATTATCACGAAAGAGTTTGGCCTGACCAAAAACGAAAACCCGCTCCAAGGGTCGTTCATCATTGAAGAGCTGACCGATTTGGTTGAAGAAGCGGTGTTGCAAGAGTTTGAACGGCTCAACGACCGCGGCGGCGTGCTCGGGGCGATGGAGATGCAATACCAGCGCGGCAAAATTCAAGACGAATCACTTTACTATGAAACGAAAAAACATACCGGCGAACTGCCGATCATCGGCGTCAACACGTTCTTGAACCCGAATCCGCCGTCAGAGGACGAACTGAACAACATCCAGCTCGCCCGGGCGACGTATGAAGAAAAAGAGACGCAAATCCGCAACTTGCGCGAATTCCAAGAGCGGAACAAAGACAAAGCCGGCCCGGCGCTCGAACGGCTGAAGCAAGTGGCGACAAGCGGCGGCAACATTTTCGAAGAATTGATGGAAACGGTGAAAGTCGCCAGCCTTGGACAAATCACCCGCGCCTTGTACGAAGTCGGCGGACAATACCGGCGGAATATGTAA
- a CDS encoding TetR/AcrR family transcriptional regulator, translating to MKKREVIASVKDEKLVKKRRNEMIKGAISLFKQKGFHQTTTREIAKASGFSIGTLYEYIRKKEDVLYLVCDRIYDEVRERTEQDLGAHHGTIEGLRRAIAHYFRVVDELDDEVLVMYQEVKALSKESLPYVLNKELDMAAIFEHILRACVESGALQLSESEIRLFAHNIVVLGQMWAFRRWVLRKMYTLDEYIELQTEFLLKGIMEKQRV from the coding sequence ATGAAAAAACGGGAAGTGATTGCATCGGTCAAAGACGAAAAGCTCGTGAAAAAACGGCGCAATGAGATGATCAAAGGCGCGATTTCCTTGTTTAAACAAAAAGGTTTCCACCAAACGACGACAAGGGAGATCGCCAAAGCGTCCGGCTTCAGCATCGGCACGTTGTACGAGTACATCCGCAAGAAAGAAGACGTCCTCTATCTCGTGTGCGACCGCATTTACGACGAAGTGCGGGAGCGGACGGAACAAGACCTCGGTGCCCACCATGGCACGATCGAAGGGTTAAGGCGCGCCATTGCCCACTATTTCCGCGTTGTTGATGAACTCGATGATGAAGTGCTCGTCATGTATCAAGAAGTGAAAGCGCTAAGCAAAGAATCGCTGCCGTATGTGTTGAATAAAGAACTCGATATGGCGGCGATTTTCGAACATATTTTGCGCGCATGCGTTGAGAGCGGGGCGTTGCAGCTTTCTGAAAGCGAAATCCGCCTGTTCGCCCACAACATCGTCGTTCTTGGGCAAATGTGGGCGTTCCGCCGTTGGGTGCTGCGGAAAATGTATACACTCGATGAATATATCGAACTGCAAACCGAGTTTTTATTAAAGGGGATTATGGAGAAACAGCGAGTCTAA